In Streptomyces capitiformicae, one genomic interval encodes:
- a CDS encoding DUF742 domain-containing protein, producing the protein MNGGDAAGRLVRPFTLTGGRTRPARGDFTLITMVTAVDPQPAGGTRPQPEHTRILKLSAKPIVVAELASKLDLPVSVVAIMLCDLLEAGRISVRQPRMISRTPDLDLLKKVRDGLGRL; encoded by the coding sequence GTGAACGGAGGCGACGCGGCGGGCCGGCTGGTTCGCCCGTTCACCCTGACGGGCGGCCGGACCCGGCCCGCCCGTGGCGACTTCACCCTGATCACCATGGTGACGGCGGTGGACCCGCAGCCGGCCGGGGGCACCCGGCCACAGCCGGAGCACACGCGGATCCTCAAGCTGAGTGCGAAGCCGATCGTGGTCGCGGAGCTGGCCAGCAAGCTCGACCTCCCGGTGAGTGTGGTCGCCATCATGCTCTGCGACCTGCTGGAGGCGGGCCGGATCAGTGTCCGCCAGCCCCGCATGATCTCCCGCACCCCCGACCTGGACCTGCTGAAGAAAGTGAGGGACGGCCTTGGCCGGCTCTGA
- a CDS encoding roadblock/LC7 domain-containing protein — protein MTRRIPATHSQLDQLLTGLVDRVAEVDHAVVLSEDGLVVSKSTAFLRDDAERLAATASGLMSLSKGVSMDFRGGPVRQLLIEMGNAFLILTNAGPGANLAVLTRQGADVGVVAYQMNMLVKKIGEHLSAAPRADAVAADSGE, from the coding sequence ATGACACGCCGTATCCCCGCCACGCACAGCCAGCTCGACCAGCTGCTCACCGGACTGGTGGACCGCGTCGCCGAGGTCGACCACGCCGTCGTGCTCTCCGAGGACGGACTGGTCGTCAGCAAGTCCACCGCGTTCCTCCGCGACGACGCCGAACGCCTGGCGGCCACCGCGTCCGGCCTGATGAGCCTCAGCAAGGGCGTCAGCATGGACTTCCGCGGTGGCCCCGTCCGGCAGTTGCTCATCGAGATGGGCAACGCCTTCCTGATCCTCACCAACGCCGGACCCGGCGCGAACCTCGCGGTGCTGACCCGGCAGGGCGCGGACGTCGGCGTGGTGGCGTACCAGATGAACATGCTGGTCAAGAAGATCGGCGAGCACCTCAGCGCGGCACCACGCGCCGATGCCGTCGCGGCCGACAGCGGCGAGTGA
- a CDS encoding sensor histidine kinase, which yields MPSRTGARRRLGSIRLSLILLALIPGVTLTASWAMTTTQMFSEGLRLRAQTGLSKSTGAMGTDATLALQRERALSAAYMAAPGSSMEPLERQRRETDKAVAKLTEGADAIEEAPDRVGGRLYSVMAGSGSLEYYRDQVDSLTDITPEQALAHYTEIIDGQIHAFQALSQVDDGDLTSQAGPLVTLERAAELVSQGDAILTLNWPSGQLDKSTRDRFAQVVNARRWLVDNQLLPSLEGEVKTEVERIIQGKDWQALQSVENEILSTPTTGPVYSRKTELPESQALWNDAMAKLSAQYERLIRAQTQGLLDRSGEEARGLLIKAGSLSAAGLAALLLCVVMSWRITRSLSRRLTGLRTATLSLAEERLPDVVARLDRGEKVDVDAAAAPLDYGTDELGQVAKAFNAAQRTAVHTAVELADTRRGFQRVILGIARQSQNLVNLQLTKLDKLERQHQDPEILKGLYELDSTASQLRRYEENLVIISGERPGRTWSEPVALIDILRSAVGEVAEYQRVEVHTEDDVWIAPPAVADVIHLLAELIDNATAYSPAPSPVGVRAAIVAKGLAIEIEDRGLGMSEEDYAAFNAQLAVSPQFDVVALADDLRLGMFVIARLATRHGIAVTLRASPYGGTTAIVLIPHEIVVREAPVPDEDGTDTAEPPARTSLVAARVAAVAAPEPVRQDRNRTPEPEPEPVTDGRTAEAVADGTGPRAAAARKKPLSGKKGGLKPLPRRIPQTSLAAELKEEAPTCPDGDRDDDFTAERAASSLAGFQRGTLQARDEDAEPEYAGAEPAPSEDPGDRLPASGT from the coding sequence ATGCCCTCACGGACCGGCGCCCGGCGCCGTCTCGGCTCCATACGTCTCTCGCTGATCCTTCTGGCTCTGATCCCCGGCGTCACGCTCACCGCCAGCTGGGCCATGACGACGACGCAGATGTTCTCGGAGGGGCTACGGCTGCGGGCGCAGACCGGACTGAGCAAGTCCACCGGCGCCATGGGAACCGACGCGACCCTCGCCCTGCAGCGCGAGCGCGCCCTGTCCGCCGCCTACATGGCGGCCCCCGGCAGCTCCATGGAGCCCCTGGAGCGGCAGCGCAGGGAGACCGACAAGGCGGTCGCGAAGCTGACCGAAGGCGCGGACGCCATCGAGGAGGCCCCCGACCGCGTCGGTGGGCGGCTGTACTCGGTGATGGCCGGCTCCGGCAGCCTGGAGTACTACCGGGACCAGGTGGACAGCCTCACCGACATCACCCCCGAGCAGGCCCTGGCCCATTACACCGAGATCATCGACGGCCAGATCCACGCCTTCCAGGCGCTCTCCCAGGTCGACGACGGCGACCTCACCTCGCAGGCCGGTCCGCTCGTCACCCTCGAACGGGCCGCCGAGCTGGTCTCCCAGGGGGACGCGATCCTCACCCTCAACTGGCCCTCGGGGCAGCTCGACAAGTCGACCCGGGACCGCTTCGCCCAGGTGGTCAACGCCCGCCGCTGGCTCGTCGACAACCAGCTCTTGCCCTCGCTGGAGGGCGAGGTGAAGACCGAGGTCGAGCGGATCATCCAGGGCAAGGACTGGCAGGCCCTGCAGAGCGTGGAGAATGAAATCCTCTCCACCCCCACCACGGGCCCCGTTTACTCCCGGAAGACCGAGCTGCCGGAGTCCCAGGCGCTGTGGAACGACGCGATGGCGAAGCTGTCCGCCCAGTACGAGCGATTGATCCGGGCACAGACCCAGGGGCTGCTGGACCGCAGCGGTGAGGAGGCGCGCGGGCTGCTGATCAAGGCCGGCTCGCTGAGCGCCGCCGGGCTCGCCGCGCTGCTGCTGTGCGTCGTGATGTCCTGGCGCATCACCCGCTCCCTGTCCCGCCGCCTCACCGGCCTGAGGACCGCGACCCTCAGCCTCGCCGAGGAACGGCTGCCCGACGTCGTGGCCCGCCTCGACCGGGGCGAGAAAGTCGACGTCGACGCCGCCGCGGCCCCGCTGGACTACGGCACCGACGAACTCGGCCAGGTCGCCAAGGCGTTCAACGCCGCCCAGCGCACCGCCGTGCACACCGCGGTGGAGCTCGCCGACACCCGGCGCGGATTCCAGCGGGTCATCCTCGGCATCGCCCGGCAGAGCCAGAACCTGGTCAACCTCCAGCTCACCAAGCTCGACAAACTGGAGCGCCAGCACCAGGACCCGGAGATCCTCAAGGGCCTGTACGAGCTGGACTCCACCGCGAGCCAGCTGCGCCGCTACGAGGAGAACCTCGTCATCATCAGCGGCGAGCGGCCCGGCCGTACCTGGTCCGAACCGGTCGCGCTGATCGACATCCTGCGCAGCGCCGTCGGCGAGGTCGCCGAGTACCAGCGGGTGGAGGTGCACACCGAGGACGACGTGTGGATCGCCCCGCCCGCCGTCGCCGACGTGATCCACCTCCTCGCCGAGCTCATCGACAACGCCACCGCCTACTCGCCCGCCCCGAGCCCGGTGGGCGTCCGCGCGGCGATCGTGGCCAAGGGCCTCGCCATCGAGATCGAGGACCGAGGGCTCGGCATGTCCGAGGAGGACTACGCCGCGTTCAACGCCCAACTGGCGGTGTCCCCGCAGTTCGACGTGGTCGCGCTCGCCGACGACCTCCGGCTCGGCATGTTCGTGATCGCCCGGCTCGCCACCCGGCACGGCATCGCCGTCACCCTGCGTGCCTCGCCGTACGGCGGCACCACCGCGATCGTGCTGATCCCGCACGAGATCGTGGTGCGCGAGGCCCCCGTCCCCGACGAGGACGGCACCGACACGGCCGAACCGCCCGCACGGACCTCGCTCGTGGCCGCCCGGGTCGCCGCCGTAGCCGCGCCCGAGCCCGTACGGCAGGACCGGAACCGTACGCCGGAGCCGGAGCCGGAGCCCGTCACGGACGGGCGGACCGCGGAAGCCGTCGCGGACGGGACCGGGCCACGGGCAGCCGCCGCCAGGAAGAAGCCTCTGTCGGGGAAGAAGGGCGGCCTGAAGCCGTTGCCCCGCCGGATCCCGCAGACCAGCCTGGCCGCCGAGTTGAAGGAGGAGGCGCCCACCTGCCCGGACGGCGACCGCGACGACGACTTCACCGCCGAGCGCGCAGCCTCCTCGCTCGCCGGATTCCAGCGCGGAACCCTCCAGGCACGTGACGAGGACGCGGAACCCGAGTACGCAGGGGCAGAACCCGCACCGTCCGAAGACCCAGGAGACCGGCTCCCCGCCTCCGGCACCTGA
- a CDS encoding substrate-binding domain-containing protein, with protein sequence MTPPPALHGLSRSFRAAALAAAVSLTVAGCSVLGGTDFDAETESAGEAGGNGMKVALITHSAEGDAFWDLVRRGADVAAAKDGIDLTYHSDPDAAGQAQLVRDAIADKVDGIAVTLAKPQAMRSAVAEARRAGIPVVALNSGIDAWAAQGLLAFFGQDESVAGQALGNQLDALKAKHALCVVHERGNVAIEARCAGVRKAFAGQTENLYVDGTDMDAVTRSITAKLRQDPTIDEVVTLGAQFALAAVDSVDDAGSKAEVATFDLSKDLAKAVRSGDVQFAVDQQPYLQGYLAVDSLWLYKTNGNISGGGVEPVLTGPAFVNRKNIAGIAKFAENGTR encoded by the coding sequence ATGACTCCACCCCCCGCGCTTCACGGTCTCTCCAGATCTTTCCGTGCCGCGGCGCTCGCGGCGGCCGTCAGTCTGACGGTCGCGGGCTGCTCCGTCCTCGGCGGAACGGACTTCGATGCGGAAACGGAGTCGGCGGGCGAGGCGGGCGGTAACGGCATGAAGGTCGCCCTGATCACCCACAGCGCCGAGGGGGACGCCTTCTGGGATCTGGTGCGCCGAGGCGCGGACGTCGCGGCCGCCAAGGACGGCATCGACCTCACCTACCACAGCGACCCCGACGCGGCGGGCCAGGCACAGCTGGTGCGGGACGCGATCGCCGACAAGGTCGACGGCATCGCGGTGACCCTGGCCAAGCCGCAGGCCATGCGGAGCGCGGTCGCCGAGGCGCGCAGAGCCGGTATACCCGTCGTGGCCCTCAACTCCGGTATCGACGCCTGGGCCGCACAGGGCTTGCTGGCGTTTTTCGGCCAGGACGAGAGCGTCGCCGGCCAGGCGCTCGGCAACCAACTGGACGCCCTGAAAGCCAAGCACGCGCTGTGCGTCGTCCACGAACGCGGCAACGTGGCCATAGAGGCCCGCTGCGCCGGAGTGCGGAAGGCTTTCGCCGGACAGACCGAGAACCTCTACGTCGACGGCACAGACATGGACGCGGTGACGCGCTCGATCACCGCCAAACTGCGCCAGGACCCCACGATCGACGAGGTGGTGACGCTCGGCGCGCAGTTCGCGCTGGCCGCCGTGGACTCGGTCGACGACGCGGGCAGCAAGGCCGAGGTCGCCACCTTCGACCTGAGCAAGGACCTGGCCAAGGCGGTGCGGAGCGGCGATGTGCAGTTCGCGGTGGACCAGCAGCCGTACCTCCAGGGCTATCTGGCGGTCGACTCGCTCTGGCTCTACAAGACCAACGGCAACATCAGCGGCGGCGGGGTCGAGCCCGTGCTCACCGGCCCCGCGTTCGTCAACAGGAAGAACATCGCCGGAATCGCGAAGTTCGCGGAGAACGGCACGCGTTGA
- a CDS encoding DUF779 domain-containing protein has translation MDVVPRVELTAAAADLLRRLRAAHGPLMFHQSGGCCDGSAPMCYPDGEFRTGDSDVLLAELQVDGVDEAVGFWMSRSQYEVWRHTRLIVDVVPGRGSGFSLEAPEGVRFLIRSRVVDA, from the coding sequence ATGGATGTGGTCCCGCGTGTTGAGCTGACCGCCGCGGCCGCCGACCTTCTCCGGCGGCTGCGCGCGGCCCACGGCCCGTTGATGTTCCACCAGTCGGGCGGCTGCTGCGACGGCAGCGCCCCCATGTGCTACCCGGACGGCGAGTTCCGTACCGGCGACTCGGACGTCCTGCTCGCCGAGCTCCAGGTCGACGGCGTCGACGAGGCCGTCGGGTTCTGGATGTCCCGCAGCCAGTACGAGGTGTGGCGCCACACCCGGCTGATCGTGGACGTCGTACCGGGCCGGGGCAGCGGTTTCTCCCTGGAAGCACCCGAAGGAGTGCGTTTCCTCATCCGTTCTCGCGTCGTCGACGCATAG
- a CDS encoding phosphodiester glycosidase family protein, protein MLAGAALAGAAPAGAASKAVELAPGVEYTRFDIDAAKGVAHAHVLRVDMRSRQVSVGLLYPGKVAARATVSQLATSAGAVAGVNGDFFNITETQHPGVAATGASVGPAIARGRALKAAVPNGQRFGPALPPGTSTKDVLGVTADGRARLDSLALDGSVTTAEGDLPLGGLNQYALPVGSVGAFTSDWGSVSRMRAVCGTDTDRAAPCSTDTHEVRIADGRVVSSADSPGSGAIDSGTTVLVGREAGAQWLRKLSPGDTVKVRHRLVASSTRTPYAFAVGGYPVLRSGRPLPGLNDTTSAVRTAAGIADGGRRLLLLALDGSPAYRTGLTIAEVAATMRDLGSVDAFSLDGGGSTTLAARTPGTTEVTVRNNPSAGTERPVPNGIGVFTTPWR, encoded by the coding sequence GTGCTGGCCGGGGCGGCCCTCGCGGGGGCGGCACCGGCCGGCGCCGCGTCGAAGGCCGTCGAGCTCGCGCCGGGCGTCGAGTACACCCGGTTCGACATCGACGCGGCCAAGGGCGTGGCGCACGCCCACGTCCTGAGGGTCGATATGCGCAGCCGCCAGGTGAGCGTGGGGCTCCTGTACCCGGGCAAGGTGGCGGCGCGGGCGACCGTGTCCCAACTGGCCACGTCGGCCGGTGCCGTGGCCGGCGTCAACGGTGACTTCTTCAACATCACCGAGACCCAGCATCCCGGTGTCGCCGCCACGGGCGCGTCGGTCGGCCCGGCGATCGCCCGCGGGCGCGCACTCAAGGCCGCCGTACCGAACGGGCAGCGCTTCGGCCCGGCGCTGCCGCCCGGCACGAGCACCAAGGACGTGCTCGGCGTCACCGCCGACGGCCGGGCCCGGCTCGACAGCCTCGCCCTCGACGGTTCCGTCACCACCGCCGAGGGCGATCTACCGCTCGGCGGCCTCAACCAGTACGCGCTGCCGGTCGGTTCCGTCGGGGCGTTCACCTCGGACTGGGGCAGCGTCTCCCGGATGCGGGCGGTCTGCGGCACGGACACCGACCGGGCGGCGCCGTGCAGCACGGACACGCACGAGGTGCGGATCGCCGACGGCCGGGTCGTCTCCTCTGCGGACAGCCCCGGCAGCGGTGCGATCGACTCCGGCACGACCGTCCTGGTCGGCCGCGAGGCGGGCGCCCAGTGGCTGCGCAAGCTGTCGCCGGGCGACACGGTCAAGGTGCGTCACCGCCTGGTGGCCTCGTCGACCCGCACGCCGTACGCCTTCGCCGTCGGCGGCTACCCGGTCCTACGCTCCGGCCGGCCGCTCCCCGGCCTGAACGACACGACCTCGGCGGTACGCACGGCCGCGGGCATCGCCGACGGCGGCCGCCGTCTCCTTCTCCTGGCCCTGGACGGATCGCCTGCCTACCGCACGGGGCTCACGATCGCCGAAGTAGCCGCCACCATGCGGGACTTGGGCTCCGTCGACGCCTTCAGCCTGGACGGCGGCGGCTCGACGACCCTGGCTGCCCGCACCCCCGGGACCACCGAGGTCACGGTACGAAACAACCCCAGCGCCGGCACGGAACGCCCCGTCCCCAACGGCATCGGCGTCTTCACCACCCCCTGGCGCTGA
- a CDS encoding phosphatidylinositol-specific phospholipase C/glycerophosphodiester phosphodiesterase family protein, whose product MALTTRRRALSTLGAALAGAVALPTTSAWAGERKHGPRPLWRAHAHNDYEHPRPLLDALDHRFGSVEADIFLVGDQLLVAHDPVDLDPTRTLESLYLDPLAARVRANHGSVYRGQRGSLQLLIDIKTEGSSTYLELDRHLRRYKHLFTTYAHGRVYPGPVTAVISGDRAARVPMEAQTVRRAFYDGRLADLGGAAPASFIPLISDNWTLNFTWRGEGTFPEAERAKLRTMVSTAHGRGQKVRFWATPDVPGAARDALWGELVDADVDHLNTDDLAGLEAFLDGRR is encoded by the coding sequence ATGGCCCTCACCACCCGTCGCAGAGCCCTCAGCACCCTCGGCGCCGCCCTCGCGGGCGCGGTCGCCCTGCCCACCACCAGCGCGTGGGCGGGCGAGCGCAAGCACGGCCCGCGTCCGCTGTGGCGTGCCCACGCGCACAACGACTACGAGCACCCGCGGCCCCTGCTCGACGCGCTCGACCACCGCTTCGGCAGCGTCGAGGCCGACATCTTCCTCGTCGGCGACCAGCTCCTCGTCGCCCACGACCCCGTCGACCTCGACCCCACCCGCACCCTCGAATCCCTCTACCTCGACCCGCTCGCCGCCCGCGTGCGCGCCAACCACGGCTCCGTGTACCGGGGGCAGCGGGGGTCGCTGCAACTGCTCATCGACATCAAGACCGAGGGATCGTCCACGTACCTCGAACTCGACCGCCATCTGCGGCGCTACAAGCACCTGTTCACGACGTACGCGCACGGCAGGGTGTACCCGGGCCCGGTGACCGCCGTGATCTCGGGCGACCGGGCCGCCCGCGTGCCGATGGAGGCGCAGACGGTACGGCGCGCCTTCTACGACGGCCGGCTCGCCGACCTCGGCGGCGCGGCGCCCGCCTCCTTCATCCCGCTGATCAGCGACAACTGGACGCTCAACTTCACCTGGCGGGGCGAGGGGACGTTCCCCGAGGCCGAGCGCGCCAAGCTGCGCACCATGGTCTCCACGGCGCATGGGCGTGGCCAGAAGGTCCGGTTCTGGGCGACGCCGGACGTGCCCGGTGCCGCCCGGGACGCGCTGTGGGGTGAGCTGGTCGACGCGGACGTGGACCACCTCAACACCGACGATCTCGCGGGGCTCGAAGCGTTCCTGGACGGCCGGCGGTAG
- a CDS encoding acyl-CoA dehydrogenase family protein — MSTTSAQPDLLYSEEEEALRAAVRDLLTDHCDAPGVIARTESDAPHDREAWKALADGMGLAGLLIPEAHGGQGATHREVAVVLEELGRAVAPVPYLTSAVVATEALLSFPQSRLRSTGGTPMAADLLAELATGRRIGALAVALNIAPGAAYKVVRHEDGALHGELTGIADAAVADVLLVPADDGGLYAVDASAATLTPQVSLDLTRPLATVTLDRAPGRLLGDAEPAVRRALRAGAGLLASEQLGVAEWALTETVRYLKERKQFNRPVGGFQALKHRLAQLWLEVVNLRAAARNAADALAKDDDTAVAVAVAQAYAAPVAIHAAEEALQLHGGIGMTWEHPVHLYLKRAKADSIAYGTAGAHRAALAELVDLQAP, encoded by the coding sequence ATGAGCACGACGAGCGCACAGCCCGACCTGCTGTACTCGGAGGAGGAAGAGGCTCTCCGCGCCGCCGTCCGCGATCTGCTCACGGACCACTGCGACGCACCCGGCGTCATCGCCCGCACCGAGTCCGACGCGCCCCACGACCGCGAGGCATGGAAGGCGCTCGCCGACGGCATGGGGCTCGCCGGGCTGCTGATCCCCGAGGCGCACGGCGGTCAGGGTGCCACCCACCGCGAAGTCGCCGTGGTCCTGGAGGAGTTGGGGCGTGCGGTCGCCCCGGTGCCGTATCTGACGAGCGCCGTCGTCGCCACTGAGGCCCTGCTCTCCTTCCCTCAGTCTCGGCTTCGCTCGACCGGGGGGACCCCCATGGCCGCCGACCTGCTCGCCGAGCTGGCGACCGGCCGCAGGATCGGCGCCCTCGCCGTCGCGCTCAACATCGCTCCGGGCGCGGCCTACAAGGTCGTACGGCATGAGGACGGCGCCCTGCACGGAGAGCTGACCGGCATCGCGGACGCGGCCGTCGCCGATGTGCTGCTCGTGCCCGCCGACGACGGCGGTCTGTACGCGGTCGACGCCTCCGCCGCGACCCTCACCCCCCAGGTGTCCCTGGACCTGACCCGACCGCTCGCGACCGTCACCCTCGACCGGGCGCCCGGCCGGCTCCTGGGCGACGCCGAACCCGCCGTACGACGTGCCCTGCGCGCCGGGGCCGGGCTGCTCGCCTCCGAACAACTGGGCGTCGCCGAATGGGCGTTGACCGAGACCGTGCGCTACCTCAAGGAGCGCAAGCAGTTCAACCGGCCCGTCGGCGGCTTCCAGGCGCTCAAGCACCGGCTCGCCCAGCTGTGGCTGGAGGTCGTCAACCTGCGGGCGGCGGCCCGGAACGCCGCCGACGCGCTGGCGAAGGACGACGACACCGCCGTGGCGGTCGCCGTCGCCCAGGCCTACGCGGCGCCCGTCGCCATCCACGCCGCCGAGGAGGCGCTGCAACTCCACGGCGGGATCGGCATGACGTGGGAGCACCCGGTCCACCTCTACCTCAAGCGGGCGAAGGCCGACTCGATCGCGTACGGCACGGCGGGCGCCCACCGGGCGGCGCTGGCCGAACTGGTCGACCTCCAGGCCCCCTGA
- a CDS encoding acyl-CoA dehydrogenase family protein, translated as MTDAPELRRRTAELLAAHPPATTDRLDFLRARFDAGLAWVHYPEGLGGLGAPRSLQAVVDAELEAANAPDNDPRRIGIGLGMAAPTILAYGTEEQKRQYLRPLWTGEEVWCQLFSEPGAGSDLAALGTRAVREGEGDWVVNGQKVWTSSAHLARWAILIARTDPDVPKHRGITYFICDMTDPGVDVRPLRQVTGEAEFNEVFLTDVRIPDARRLGEVGDGWKVAQTTLNNERVAIGGMRLPREGGMIGPVSKTWRERPELRTHDFHQRLLKLWVEAETARLTAERLRQQLVAGQPGPEGAGMKLAFARLNQEISGLEVELRGEEGLLYDDWTMRRPELVDFVGRDAGYRYLRSKGNSIEGGTTEVLLNIVAERVLGLPAEPRTDKDVAWKDLAR; from the coding sequence ATGACCGACGCCCCCGAGCTCCGGCGCCGTACGGCCGAGTTGCTGGCCGCGCACCCGCCGGCCACCACCGACCGCCTGGACTTCCTGCGCGCCCGCTTCGACGCGGGACTCGCATGGGTGCACTACCCGGAGGGCCTCGGCGGACTGGGCGCGCCCCGCTCCCTCCAGGCCGTCGTGGACGCGGAGCTGGAGGCCGCCAACGCCCCCGACAACGACCCGCGGCGTATCGGTATCGGCCTCGGCATGGCAGCGCCCACGATCCTCGCCTACGGCACGGAGGAGCAGAAGCGGCAGTACCTGCGGCCGCTGTGGACCGGTGAGGAGGTCTGGTGCCAGCTCTTCAGCGAGCCGGGTGCCGGGTCCGACCTCGCGGCCCTCGGGACGAGGGCCGTACGGGAGGGCGAGGGCGACTGGGTCGTCAACGGGCAGAAGGTGTGGACGTCCAGCGCCCACCTCGCCCGCTGGGCCATCCTCATCGCCCGCACCGACCCGGACGTCCCCAAGCACCGGGGCATCACGTACTTCATCTGCGACATGACCGACCCGGGCGTCGACGTCCGGCCGCTCCGGCAGGTCACCGGTGAGGCCGAGTTCAACGAGGTGTTCCTCACCGACGTACGGATCCCGGACGCGCGTCGCCTCGGTGAGGTCGGCGACGGCTGGAAGGTCGCGCAGACCACGCTGAACAACGAACGCGTCGCCATCGGCGGTATGCGGCTGCCCCGCGAGGGCGGCATGATCGGGCCGGTCTCCAAGACCTGGCGCGAACGCCCCGAACTGCGCACCCACGACTTCCACCAGCGGCTCCTGAAACTCTGGGTCGAGGCCGAGACCGCCCGCCTCACCGCGGAGCGGCTGCGCCAGCAGCTCGTCGCCGGACAGCCCGGCCCCGAGGGCGCCGGCATGAAGCTCGCCTTCGCCCGCCTCAACCAGGAGATCAGCGGCCTGGAGGTCGAACTCCGCGGCGAGGAAGGCCTGTTGTACGACGACTGGACCATGCGGCGCCCGGAGCTGGTCGACTTCGTCGGCCGCGACGCCGGCTACCGCTACCTCCGCTCCAAGGGCAACAGCATCGAGGGCGGGACCACCGAGGTCCTGCTGAACATCGTCGCCGAGCGCGTCCTGGGCCTGCCCGCCGAGCCGCGCACCGACAAGGACGTCGCCTGGAAGGACCTCGCCCGATGA
- a CDS encoding NADPH:quinone oxidoreductase family protein → MQAWQVHENGEPGEVMRLQDVERPTPGDGQVLLKVRAANINFPDVLMCRGHYQVRPPLPFTPGVEICGETEDGRRVLANPALPYGGFAEYAVADAAAVLPAPESLDDAEAAALHIGYQTGWFGLHRRARLEAGETLLVHAAAGGVGSAAVQLGKAAGATVIGVVGGADKAAVARELGCDVVVDRRSEDVVSAVKEATGGRGADVIYDPVGGEAYTQSTKVVAFEGRIVVVGFASGTIPSPGLNHALVKNYSILGLHWGLYNTKNPKLVQHCHEQLTELAARGVVKPLVSERVPLDGAAAAVQRVGDGVTTGRVAVVPALENGASA, encoded by the coding sequence ATGCAGGCATGGCAAGTGCACGAGAACGGCGAGCCCGGTGAGGTGATGCGGCTCCAGGACGTGGAGCGGCCCACGCCAGGTGACGGCCAGGTCCTGCTGAAGGTGCGCGCCGCGAACATCAACTTCCCGGATGTGCTGATGTGCCGGGGCCACTACCAGGTCAGGCCACCGCTGCCCTTCACGCCCGGCGTGGAGATCTGCGGAGAGACCGAGGACGGGCGCCGGGTCCTCGCCAACCCGGCGCTGCCGTACGGCGGGTTCGCCGAGTACGCGGTCGCCGATGCCGCCGCCGTCCTGCCCGCGCCCGAGTCGCTGGACGACGCCGAGGCCGCCGCGCTGCACATCGGCTACCAGACGGGCTGGTTCGGTCTGCACCGGCGAGCCAGGCTCGAAGCCGGGGAGACGCTGCTCGTCCACGCCGCCGCGGGTGGCGTGGGCAGTGCGGCCGTACAACTCGGCAAGGCGGCCGGGGCGACCGTCATCGGGGTCGTCGGCGGCGCCGACAAGGCCGCCGTGGCCCGGGAGCTGGGCTGTGACGTGGTGGTCGACCGGCGGAGCGAGGACGTCGTCTCCGCCGTGAAGGAGGCCACCGGAGGCCGGGGCGCGGATGTGATCTACGACCCCGTGGGCGGCGAGGCCTACACGCAGTCGACCAAGGTCGTCGCCTTCGAAGGGCGCATCGTGGTCGTCGGCTTCGCCAGTGGGACGATCCCGAGCCCCGGCCTCAACCACGCCCTCGTCAAGAACTACTCGATCCTCGGCCTGCACTGGGGCCTGTACAACACCAAGAACCCGAAGCTGGTCCAGCACTGCCACGAGCAGCTCACCGAGCTGGCCGCCCGGGGTGTCGTCAAGCCGCTGGTGAGCGAGCGGGTGCCCCTCGACGGGGCCGCGGCCGCCGTACAGCGGGTCGGGGACGGGGTCACCACCGGCCGGGTCGCCGTAGTGCCTGCACTGGAGAACGGAGCCTCCGCATGA
- a CDS encoding helix-turn-helix domain-containing protein yields the protein MTTDDVLAEVGPRLRRIRKDREVTLAGLSEATGISVSTLSRLESGLRKPSLELLLPIARAHQVPLDELIGEPPVGDPRVRSKPIVRHGRTYWPLTRQPGGLQAFKVHIPQSEQEPEPRTHEGYEWLYVLAGRLRMVLGAHDVVLTAGEAAEFDTRVPHWFGSTGEGPVEFLSLFGPQGERMHVRAKPTRSSSRS from the coding sequence ATGACCACTGATGACGTTCTCGCAGAAGTCGGTCCGCGGCTGCGGCGGATCCGGAAGGACCGGGAGGTGACGCTCGCGGGTTTGTCCGAGGCGACCGGGATCTCCGTGAGCACCCTCTCGCGGCTGGAGTCGGGGCTGCGCAAGCCCAGCCTGGAGCTGTTGCTACCCATCGCGCGGGCCCATCAGGTGCCGCTGGACGAGCTGATCGGGGAACCGCCGGTCGGCGATCCGCGGGTGCGGTCGAAGCCGATCGTGCGGCACGGGCGGACGTACTGGCCGCTCACCCGGCAGCCGGGCGGCCTCCAGGCCTTCAAGGTCCACATCCCGCAGAGCGAGCAGGAGCCGGAGCCGCGCACCCATGAGGGGTACGAGTGGCTGTATGTGCTGGCCGGGAGGCTGCGGATGGTGCTCGGCGCGCACGATGTGGTGCTGACCGCGGGGGAGGCCGCCGAGTTCGACACCCGGGTTCCGCACTGGTTCGGGTCGACGGGGGAGGGGCCCGTGGAGTTCCTGAGTCTGTTCGGGCCGCAGGGGGAGCGGATGCACGTACGGGCGAAGCCCACACGGTCGTCGTCGCGGTCGTGA